Proteins encoded in a region of the Novibacillus thermophilus genome:
- a CDS encoding heavy metal translocating P-type ATPase, with amino-acid sequence MDNHPSNQQHRSHHSGSHTHHQEGHHTNHANHEQHHEDHHDHSGHHHGDHGGHGHGDHHEHMIADFKKRFWISLVLTIPILALSPMIQSFLGVGNAWRFSGDLYLLFALSTVIFFYGGWPFLSGMADELKTKQPGMMTLIALAITVAYGYSSLVVFGLKGEMFFWELATLIDIMLVGHWLEMRSVMGASRALEELVELMPTEAHLLQDDGIVTDVPIQQLQQGDRVLIKPGEKVPADGTIIKGHTTIDESMLTGESTPIEKQQGDTAIGGSINGEGALTIEIDKTGEDSYLSQVVSLVEEAQKSRSKTQDLSNRAGFWLTMVALVGGFGTLFIWLVLGYDFAFSVERMVTVMVITCPHALGLAVPLVVSTSTALSAKNGLLIRDRAAFERARNLEAVVFDKTGTLTEGQFGVTNLDIFGDFDEDEVFQWAASLEAQSGHPIAQGIVREAEQRKTKLLEVDSFSSLTGKGLEGTVDGRDIKVVSPGYLREHDIPFNEDTLSELSAEGKTVVFVLVGEEPAGSIALADIIREDSKRAIQALKEQGVQCMMLTGDNKQVAQWVAKQLELDDYFAEVLPDGKAEKIKEVQQRGLITAMVGDGVNDAPALAQADVGIAIGAGTDVAVETADIVLVRNNPNDVLSILELAKSTYRKMIQNLFWATGYNAVAIPLAAGVLFGIGILLSPALGAVLMSLSTIIVAINARLLKLNS; translated from the coding sequence GTGGACAATCATCCATCCAACCAACAACACCGAAGCCATCACTCCGGTAGCCACACCCATCACCAAGAAGGGCATCATACGAACCATGCGAATCACGAACAACACCACGAAGACCATCATGATCACAGTGGACACCATCATGGCGATCACGGAGGTCATGGACATGGCGATCATCATGAACACATGATCGCCGACTTTAAAAAGCGGTTTTGGATATCGCTCGTTTTGACAATTCCCATCCTCGCTTTATCACCGATGATTCAATCGTTCCTCGGCGTGGGAAATGCTTGGCGATTCAGCGGAGATTTGTATCTTTTATTCGCTTTATCTACGGTTATCTTCTTTTATGGCGGTTGGCCGTTTTTAAGCGGAATGGCCGATGAGTTGAAAACAAAACAACCCGGCATGATGACTTTGATCGCACTGGCGATTACCGTCGCTTACGGTTACAGCAGCCTTGTTGTCTTTGGCCTGAAAGGGGAAATGTTTTTCTGGGAGCTCGCCACGTTGATTGACATTATGCTGGTAGGACACTGGCTGGAAATGCGCTCGGTCATGGGCGCGTCCCGTGCGCTGGAAGAGCTAGTTGAACTCATGCCAACAGAAGCTCATCTGCTGCAGGATGACGGCATAGTCACGGACGTCCCCATCCAACAACTGCAACAAGGGGATCGGGTTCTAATTAAACCGGGCGAAAAAGTACCGGCAGACGGGACAATCATCAAAGGTCACACGACCATCGATGAATCGATGTTAACCGGCGAATCGACTCCAATCGAAAAGCAACAGGGCGATACCGCCATCGGGGGATCAATTAACGGGGAAGGAGCGCTCACGATTGAGATTGATAAAACCGGTGAAGACAGCTATCTGTCCCAAGTGGTCAGTCTGGTAGAGGAAGCGCAAAAAAGCCGTTCCAAAACCCAGGACTTGTCCAACCGGGCCGGGTTTTGGCTGACCATGGTGGCATTAGTTGGGGGGTTCGGTACACTATTCATCTGGCTGGTACTCGGCTACGATTTTGCGTTTTCCGTGGAACGGATGGTCACGGTCATGGTGATTACCTGCCCCCACGCCCTTGGTTTGGCCGTGCCGCTCGTCGTCTCCACTTCCACCGCCCTCTCGGCCAAAAACGGCCTCCTTATCCGGGATCGGGCTGCTTTCGAACGTGCGCGCAATCTTGAGGCAGTCGTGTTTGACAAAACTGGAACGTTAACGGAAGGACAGTTTGGTGTCACGAATTTGGACATTTTCGGTGACTTTGACGAAGATGAAGTGTTTCAATGGGCAGCGTCGCTGGAAGCTCAATCCGGACATCCCATTGCACAGGGGATTGTGCGTGAGGCCGAGCAACGAAAGACGAAACTACTGGAGGTCGATTCCTTTTCTTCGTTAACCGGCAAGGGGCTGGAAGGAACCGTAGACGGACGGGACATCAAAGTCGTTAGCCCCGGGTATTTGCGCGAACACGATATCCCATTTAATGAGGATACTTTATCTGAACTCTCTGCCGAGGGTAAGACGGTTGTCTTTGTTCTGGTCGGTGAAGAACCCGCCGGAAGCATTGCTCTCGCCGATATCATCCGTGAAGATTCGAAAAGGGCGATTCAGGCGTTAAAGGAACAGGGTGTACAGTGTATGATGCTGACCGGTGACAATAAACAAGTGGCCCAGTGGGTTGCGAAACAGTTGGAACTAGACGATTACTTCGCTGAGGTCCTGCCGGACGGAAAAGCGGAAAAAATCAAGGAAGTTCAACAGCGCGGTCTGATTACCGCCATGGTCGGTGACGGTGTAAACGACGCGCCAGCACTTGCTCAAGCCGACGTCGGCATCGCCATCGGTGCTGGTACGGATGTCGCAGTGGAAACAGCGGACATCGTCCTCGTACGCAACAATCCGAACGATGTATTGTCCATTCTCGAATTAGCCAAATCCACCTACCGCAAAATGATCCAAAACCTGTTTTGGGCAACAGGTTACAACGCTGTTGCCATACCGCTCGCTGCCGGTGTGTTATTCGGTATCGGCATTTTACTTAGCCCTGCACTCGGTGCCGTCCTTATGTCACTGAGTACGATCATTGTCGCGATCAATGCACGGCTTTTGAAGCTGAACAGTTGA
- a CDS encoding ISL3 family transposase: MSDLLSLPDIKTIEPPQENETDMMFKVEAVGPPERCPECGFDKLYKHGSRNQLIMDLPIRLKRVGLQLNRRRYKCRECGSTFWERLISVDEKRSMTKRLLKSIQEQSMSKTFVEVAESVGVDEKTIRNVFKDYVALKEREYQFETPKWLGIDEIHIIRRPRLVLTNIERRTIYDIKPNRNKETVIQRLSEISDRTYIEYVTMDMWKPYKDAVNTILPHAKVVVDKFHVVRMANQALDNVRKSLKANMSQKERRTLMRERFILLKRKHDLNERESFLLDTWLGNLPALKEAYELKEEFYWIWDTPDPDEGRLRYSQWRHRCMSSNSKDAYKDLVRAVDNWHVEIFNYFDKRLTNAYTESINSIIRQVERMGRGYSFDALRAKILFNEKLHKKRKPRFNSSAFNKAMLYDTFNWYEVNDHDITDNFGVDFSTLIKNLEKGDL, encoded by the coding sequence ATGTCAGACTTATTATCCCTACCAGACATTAAAACAATAGAACCACCACAAGAAAATGAAACCGATATGATGTTTAAAGTTGAAGCAGTCGGACCACCTGAACGTTGTCCTGAATGTGGTTTTGACAAGTTGTACAAACACGGTTCAAGAAATCAACTAATTATGGATTTGCCCATTCGTTTAAAGCGAGTGGGTTTACAATTGAACCGTAGACGATACAAGTGTCGTGAATGCGGATCTACCTTCTGGGAACGCCTAATATCTGTAGATGAAAAGCGTAGTATGACCAAAAGGCTTTTAAAGTCCATTCAAGAGCAATCCATGTCTAAGACCTTTGTAGAAGTCGCAGAAAGCGTTGGTGTTGACGAGAAAACCATTAGGAACGTTTTTAAGGACTATGTGGCACTCAAAGAACGTGAATACCAGTTTGAAACTCCTAAGTGGCTTGGGATAGACGAGATACATATTATCCGTAGACCTCGGCTTGTATTGACTAATATTGAACGCAGGACTATTTATGACATCAAGCCTAACCGTAACAAGGAAACAGTCATCCAACGTCTTTCAGAAATCAGTGACAGGACTTACATTGAGTACGTCACAATGGACATGTGGAAGCCCTACAAAGACGCAGTGAACACTATCCTTCCACACGCTAAAGTTGTCGTAGATAAGTTTCATGTAGTTAGAATGGCTAATCAAGCCTTAGATAACGTCAGAAAGTCTTTGAAAGCCAATATGAGCCAAAAAGAAAGACGTACCCTTATGCGTGAAAGGTTTATCCTTCTAAAGCGTAAACACGATCTAAATGAACGTGAATCATTCCTCTTAGATACTTGGTTAGGTAATCTTCCTGCTTTAAAAGAAGCCTATGAACTCAAAGAAGAGTTTTACTGGATATGGGATACTCCTGATCCAGATGAAGGTCGTCTTCGTTATAGTCAATGGAGACACCGTTGTATGTCCAGTAACTCTAAAGACGCATATAAAGACCTCGTGAGAGCCGTAGACAACTGGCATGTCGAAATATTCAACTACTTTGATAAAAGGCTCACTAACGCTTATACAGAGTCAATTAACAGCATTATTAGGCAGGTAGAGCGAATGGGTAGAGGTTACTCGTTTGATGCCTTACGAGCCAAAATCCTTTTCAATGAGAAGCTCCATAAAAAGCGTAAGCCACGATTTAATTCAAGTGCTTTCAATAAAGCTATGTTATACGATACTTTCAATTGGTATGAAGTGAATGATCACGACATTACAGACAACTTTGGTGTCGATTTTTCCACACTTATTAAGAATTTGGAGAAGGGTGATTTATAA
- the merA gene encoding mercury(II) reductase translates to MNKFKVNIQGMTCTGCEKHVESALEKIGAKNIESSFRRGEAVFELPDNIEVESAIKAIGEANYQAGEIEEVSSLENVALINEDNYDLLIIGSGAAAFSSAIKAIEYGAKVGMIERGTVGGTCVNIGCVPSKTLLRAGEINYLSKDNPFIGLQTSAGEVDLASLITQKDKLVSELRNQKYMDLIDEYNFDLIKGEAKFVDASTVEVNGAKLSAKRFLIATGASPSLPQISGLEKMDYLTSTTLLELKKIPKRLTVIGSGYIGMELGQLFHHLGSEITLMQRSERLLKEYDPEISESVEKALIEQGINLVKGATFERVEQSGEIKKVYVTVNGSREVIESDQLLVATGRKPNTDSLNLSAAGVETGKNNEILINDFGQTSNEKIYAAGDVTLGPQFVYVAAYEGGIITDNAIGGLNKKIDLSVVPAVTFTNPTVATVGLTEEQAKEKGYDVKTSVLPLDAVPRAIVNRETTGVFKLVADAETLKVLGVHIVSENAGDVIYAASLAVKFGLTIEDLTETLAPYLTMAEGLKLAALTFDKDVSKLSCCAG, encoded by the coding sequence TTGAGTCTAGTTTTCGTCGTGGTGAAGCAGTATTTGAGCTGCCCGATAATATTGAGGTTGAAAGTGCAATAAAGGCGATTGGTGAAGCAAATTACCAAGCCGGAGAAATTGAAGAAGTATCTTCACTAGAAAACGTGGCGTTAATTAATGAAGACAATTATGACCTTCTTATTATTGGTTCTGGTGCTGCTGCCTTTTCTTCGGCAATTAAAGCTATAGAATACGGTGCAAAAGTTGGAATGATTGAGCGTGGAACGGTTGGGGGAACCTGTGTGAATATTGGCTGTGTTCCGTCAAAAACTCTTCTTAGGGCAGGGGAAATTAATTATTTATCAAAAGACAATCCGTTTATAGGTTTACAAACATCCGCTGGAGAAGTGGATTTAGCTAGTTTAATCACGCAAAAGGATAAATTGGTGAGCGAACTTCGGAATCAAAAATATATGGATTTAATTGATGAATATAATTTTGATTTAATTAAAGGTGAAGCAAAATTCGTTGATGCTAGTACGGTTGAGGTCAATGGGGCAAAGTTATCTGCAAAACGCTTTTTAATTGCAACAGGTGCATCGCCTTCGTTGCCCCAAATTTCAGGACTTGAAAAAATGGACTATTTAACTAGTACAACACTTCTTGAGTTAAAGAAAATACCAAAACGATTAACTGTAATTGGTTCAGGATACATTGGAATGGAGCTTGGACAACTATTTCATCATTTAGGTTCAGAAATAACGCTTATGCAAAGAAGTGAGCGACTTTTAAAGGAGTATGACCCTGAGATTTCAGAGTCAGTTGAAAAAGCGTTAATTGAACAGGGTATAAACCTTGTCAAAGGGGCAACTTTTGAGCGTGTTGAACAAAGTGGAGAGATAAAAAAGGTTTACGTAACAGTAAATGGCAGTAGAGAAGTCATTGAATCAGATCAGTTACTTGTTGCCACTGGAAGAAAACCAAATACGGATTCGTTAAATTTAAGTGCAGCAGGTGTTGAAACTGGAAAAAATAATGAAATCCTGATCAATGATTTTGGTCAAACAAGTAATGAAAAGATTTATGCAGCAGGAGATGTGACTTTAGGACCGCAATTTGTATATGTAGCTGCCTATGAAGGTGGAATTATTACTGATAATGCTATAGGTGGGTTAAACAAAAAAATAGATTTATCGGTAGTTCCTGCTGTTACGTTTACGAATCCAACGGTTGCAACGGTTGGTTTAACAGAAGAACAAGCAAAAGAGAAAGGGTATGATGTGAAGACATCTGTATTACCTTTAGATGCTGTTCCAAGAGCAATTGTAAACCGTGAAACAACCGGTGTATTTAAACTAGTAGCAGATGCAGAAACACTAAAAGTATTAGGGGTTCATATTGTATCTGAGAATGCAGGAGATGTCATCTATGCAGCATCATTAGCTGTTAAATTTGGCTTAACGATAGAAGATTTAACAGAAACCCTAGCACCATATTTAACAATGGCTGAAGGGCTAAAATTAGCTGCACTTACGTTCGATAAAGATGTTTCGAAATTATCTTGTTGTGCAGGCTAA
- a CDS encoding sulfite exporter TauE/SafE family protein — protein sequence MYDWISRMSAIISEPFFNLFFGVEWPVLGALLLGIVGSLAPCQLTSNAAALAYTTKRFQYKKSVMVELMAFISGKMIVYFGIGLIAMILGAQLQQQLIPIFVWARKLIGPILLLTGLVLVGWLRFRTLNASLSSRIQNWAERYGGGKAAFGMGAGFSLVFCPTMATLFFAWLLPMVISTSFGWVLPLIFAIGTSVPLVVLVLIAGVTGMDRPLLRQSRKVGRWVTVGIGAVLIVIGVFDTITYWTF from the coding sequence ATGTATGACTGGATCAGTCGCATGAGTGCTATTATAAGCGAGCCGTTTTTCAATCTGTTTTTTGGGGTGGAATGGCCGGTATTGGGTGCATTATTGCTCGGTATTGTCGGCTCACTCGCCCCTTGTCAACTAACTAGCAATGCAGCGGCACTAGCATATACGACGAAACGTTTTCAGTACAAAAAGAGTGTTATGGTTGAACTTATGGCATTCATTAGCGGCAAGATGATCGTTTACTTCGGTATTGGGCTCATTGCCATGATCCTTGGTGCCCAGCTACAACAGCAACTTATCCCCATCTTTGTCTGGGCCCGCAAGCTGATTGGGCCTATTCTTTTACTAACTGGCTTAGTTCTGGTCGGCTGGCTGCGCTTTCGAACGCTAAACGCATCATTATCTTCGCGTATCCAGAACTGGGCGGAACGTTACGGGGGAGGGAAAGCAGCCTTCGGGATGGGAGCGGGATTTTCCCTCGTGTTCTGCCCAACCATGGCGACACTTTTCTTTGCCTGGCTTTTGCCAATGGTGATCAGTACTTCCTTCGGATGGGTGTTGCCCCTGATATTTGCGATCGGGACCTCCGTGCCGCTAGTGGTGTTGGTTCTTATAGCCGGTGTTACTGGAATGGACCGGCCGTTACTTCGTCAATCACGAAAGGTGGGAAGATGGGTGACGGTAGGGATTGGCGCTGTCCTAATCGTCATCGGTGTTTTTGACACAATAACGTATTGGACATTTTAG
- a CDS encoding cytochrome c maturation protein CcmE: MSVKTKLTIVVSLIVVVIATLVVTNLGEAATFYMTVDEFDEKSVSASAKPVQISGEIVGDSIEWDPENTLLTFDLRGAQQTDKTVSIRYEGVKPDMLNDGWEAIVEGNLNDDGVFVATELLVKCPSKYEAMEEEEGGT; this comes from the coding sequence ATGAGTGTAAAAACAAAGTTGACAATTGTGGTCAGCCTGATCGTTGTCGTAATCGCAACACTTGTCGTCACAAATCTGGGGGAGGCTGCGACATTTTACATGACCGTTGATGAGTTTGATGAAAAAAGCGTTTCAGCTTCGGCGAAGCCTGTCCAGATAAGTGGAGAAATTGTCGGCGATTCAATTGAATGGGATCCAGAGAATACGCTACTTACGTTTGACCTTCGAGGTGCGCAACAAACGGACAAAACAGTTTCGATTCGTTATGAAGGTGTGAAGCCTGACATGTTAAACGATGGTTGGGAAGCCATTGTCGAAGGCAATTTAAATGATGACGGCGTCTTTGTTGCAACCGAATTGCTCGTCAAGTGCCCTTCGAAATATGAAGCAATGGAAGAGGAGGAAGGCGGAACGTGA
- a CDS encoding cytochrome c biogenesis CcdA family protein: MGADLTLWLAFGAGFLSFISPCCLPLYPSYISYITGISVNQLKGNKQSFAMRKLTMIHTLFFILGFSIIFFALGLSASWIGQFFTGNQDIIRMLGGILIIAMGLFVMGVFKPAFLMREKKVSINKKPTGYLGSTLVGIGYAAGWTPCVGPILTSVLLLSATNPTQGIAYITAYTLGFAIPFFIMAFFLGRTKWILKYSSKLMKIGGALMIVTGILLYTDQMTRITTSLIRLYGGFTGF; the protein is encoded by the coding sequence ATGGGAGCAGATCTGACATTATGGTTAGCGTTCGGTGCGGGGTTTTTGTCGTTCATTTCCCCTTGTTGTCTTCCGTTGTACCCGTCATACATTTCATATATTACGGGCATTTCAGTCAATCAATTAAAGGGTAACAAGCAGTCGTTTGCCATGCGTAAACTGACGATGATCCACACGTTGTTTTTTATTTTGGGTTTTTCCATCATTTTTTTCGCACTTGGATTGTCGGCATCCTGGATCGGGCAGTTCTTTACCGGCAACCAAGATATTATCCGCATGCTCGGTGGGATTTTAATTATCGCTATGGGGCTTTTTGTGATGGGTGTTTTTAAACCTGCTTTCTTAATGCGTGAAAAGAAAGTGTCTATTAATAAAAAGCCGACCGGGTATTTAGGTTCTACACTCGTGGGCATTGGTTATGCGGCGGGGTGGACACCGTGTGTGGGGCCGATACTGACATCGGTTTTGCTGCTCTCTGCTACTAACCCCACACAAGGAATTGCCTATATTACGGCTTACACTCTCGGTTTCGCCATTCCATTTTTTATCATGGCGTTTTTCCTCGGGCGTACCAAATGGATCTTAAAGTATTCCTCAAAATTGATGAAAATTGGTGGCGCCCTGATGATTGTGACGGGAATCCTGTTATACACAGATCAAATGACACGGATCACCACCTCGTTAATTCGTCTCTACGGAGGGTTTACTGGGTTTTAA
- a CDS encoding sensor histidine kinase produces the protein MSDISHELRTPITYIKGYASLLMDKKVKPFKQQQLFEIISSEAERLEHLVEDLVTLSRLDEGRVQLQLEEVDLKSLLEKVANRIQSYAEREGYHLSLELEHVRIKGDPRRLTQVLMNLMENAIRYSGREKRIELRLYRHGWQAVIEVEDHGHGISGKELPYIWERFYRVEKSRSRQFGGSGLGLPISRELVELHGGALMYKVMQVRERYFVFIYPY, from the coding sequence TTGTCTGATATATCACACGAACTGCGCACCCCGATTACGTACATTAAGGGCTACGCCTCCCTATTGATGGATAAAAAGGTTAAACCTTTCAAGCAACAGCAATTATTTGAGATCATTTCGAGTGAGGCGGAACGGTTGGAACATTTAGTAGAAGATTTAGTGACTCTTAGCCGACTGGATGAAGGGCGCGTCCAACTTCAACTGGAGGAAGTGGACCTCAAATCCTTATTGGAAAAGGTGGCAAACCGGATTCAATCTTATGCTGAACGGGAAGGCTATCACCTTTCCCTTGAATTAGAACACGTGAGAATCAAGGGAGATCCCCGAAGATTGACTCAAGTGCTCATGAATTTAATGGAGAATGCTATTCGTTATTCAGGAAGAGAAAAACGAATTGAACTCCGCTTGTATCGTCATGGTTGGCAAGCAGTCATCGAAGTGGAGGACCACGGTCACGGTATTTCTGGAAAGGAGTTGCCTTATATATGGGAGCGGTTTTACCGTGTGGAAAAATCCCGTTCACGACAGTTTGGGGGCAGTGGTCTTGGATTACCTATTTCTCGTGAACTTGTGGAACTTCACGGGGGAGCATTGATGTACAAAGTCATGCAGGTAAGGGAACGGTATTTCGTATTTATTTACCCTTATTAG
- a CDS encoding DUF2933 domain-containing protein gives MEWLTLLILLACPLMMLFCMRGMHGGKKGHAHHHSNGDEKQTLTAKGEVSQQQWETLQTQMAALTEENRHLRQEVESMKVSQSTPNKMRSPFKKDVS, from the coding sequence GTGGAATGGTTAACCCTCTTAATCCTTTTGGCTTGTCCGCTTATGATGCTGTTTTGTATGAGAGGTATGCACGGCGGAAAAAAAGGACACGCTCACCATCACAGTAACGGGGATGAAAAACAAACCCTCACGGCAAAAGGGGAGGTTTCCCAACAGCAATGGGAGACCCTTCAAACACAAATGGCTGCATTAACAGAAGAGAATCGCCACCTAAGGCAAGAGGTCGAATCGATGAAGGTCTCCCAATCCACTCCGAATAAAATGAGATCTCCCTTTAAAAAGGACGTATCATGA
- a CDS encoding TlpA family protein disulfide reductase, which yields MRGKNVWVGIVIILLIVGAVFMNQSREGQQQTAKVVEPDRDVKPQEGFAAPDFTLQSLSGETVQLYENNGKPSLINFWASWCPPCKVEMPDLQEAYDTYGDQVNFLMVDLTFNDDLDEMTQYIESNSFTFPVLLDETGDTASQYQVVAIPSTYIVDKNGIIVSKVQGAMSREQIQDTMKRLTK from the coding sequence ATGCGTGGGAAAAATGTTTGGGTCGGGATCGTGATTATTTTGCTTATCGTTGGTGCAGTCTTCATGAATCAATCAAGGGAGGGTCAGCAACAGACAGCGAAAGTGGTTGAACCTGACCGCGATGTGAAACCACAAGAAGGATTTGCTGCCCCTGATTTCACGTTACAATCTTTATCAGGTGAGACGGTTCAGCTATATGAAAACAATGGGAAGCCTTCTTTAATCAACTTTTGGGCTTCTTGGTGCCCACCTTGTAAAGTGGAAATGCCCGATTTACAAGAGGCATATGATACGTATGGGGATCAGGTTAATTTTCTGATGGTCGATTTGACGTTTAATGATGATCTGGATGAGATGACACAGTATATTGAAAGTAACAGCTTCACCTTTCCAGTTTTGCTAGACGAGACAGGGGATACGGCAAGCCAATACCAAGTTGTCGCAATTCCTTCAACATATATCGTAGATAAAAATGGCATTATTGTATCGAAAGTTCAGGGAGCGATGTCTCGTGAACAAATTCAAGACACGATGAAGCGACTCACAAAGTAA
- a CDS encoding class I SAM-dependent methyltransferase yields MGKWFPRWYDALMEPLERRGIRNIRIRLLQKAWGNVLEIGSGTGLNFPYYEQVEQVTAIDPEPLMVKQSMQRAEQAHVPIRVRRAEAEALPFADNLFDTAVGTLVLCTVPDPNKALAEIRRVCKPGAPVLFFEHVRLEHPLLGRLQDGLTPVWKRLCDGCHLNRNTLEQIQRAGFKTTVVEPHYKGIFLVIEAVNEKDIGKQ; encoded by the coding sequence GTGGGCAAGTGGTTCCCCAGATGGTATGATGCATTGATGGAACCTTTGGAACGGCGGGGTATTCGGAACATTCGCATTAGATTGCTTCAAAAGGCATGGGGAAATGTGCTGGAAATCGGTTCGGGAACAGGATTGAACTTCCCTTATTACGAACAAGTAGAGCAAGTGACTGCTATCGACCCAGAACCACTCATGGTGAAACAATCGATGCAACGTGCGGAACAGGCCCACGTTCCGATTAGAGTTAGGAGGGCCGAGGCAGAAGCGCTCCCCTTCGCTGACAACCTCTTTGACACCGCCGTGGGAACGTTGGTACTATGTACGGTTCCAGATCCGAACAAGGCATTGGCGGAAATTCGTCGTGTCTGTAAACCAGGTGCCCCGGTTCTTTTCTTCGAGCATGTTCGCTTGGAACACCCATTGCTTGGGCGGTTGCAGGACGGGTTAACTCCCGTGTGGAAACGCCTTTGTGACGGCTGTCACTTAAACCGCAACACATTAGAGCAAATCCAACGAGCAGGATTCAAAACGACCGTTGTCGAACCGCATTATAAAGGAATCTTTCTCGTTATAGAAGCGGTCAATGAAAAAGATATCGGAAAACAGTGA